In Vicia villosa cultivar HV-30 ecotype Madison, WI unplaced genomic scaffold, Vvil1.0 ctg.003334F_1_1, whole genome shotgun sequence, a genomic segment contains:
- the LOC131640839 gene encoding uncharacterized protein LOC131640839 gives MARARNLLVAAGLVAFASAGMAFPFYMASSKKPVIDPTKPLSPQATFRGPYINTGSRDVGPDHETYQKK, from the exons ATGGCACGAGCTCGCAATTTACTTGTTGCTGCTGGTTTAGTTGCTTTTGCTTCAGCAGGCATGGCTTTTCCATTCTACATGGC TTCGTCGAAGAAACCGGTTATTGATCCAACAAAACCGCTTTCGCCACAAGCTACTTTTCGAGGACCTTATATAAACACAGGTTCGCGCGATGTTGGTCCTGATCATGAGACTTACCAAAAGAAGTGA